The following is a genomic window from Collimonas fungivorans Ter331.
GCAGATCATTTTCCCCGAAATTGAGTACGACAAGATTGATGTGTTGCGTGGTATGAATATCAGTATCACGACGACTGCAAAGACCGACGACGAAGCAAAATCGCTTCTCGCCGCATTTAAATTTCCGTTCAGAAACTGAGGTTGCCATGGCAAAACTGGCACTGATTAACCGTGAACAAAAGCGCGCTGACCTGGTAAAGAAATACGCCGGCAAGCGTGCCGAGTTAAAGGCAATCATTGATGACCAATCGAAGTCGGAAGAAGAGCGCTACGAAGCTCGCTTGAAATTGCAAGCGCTGCCACGTAACTCGGCTCCGACCCGTCAACGTAATCGTTGCTCCCTGACTGGTCGTCCACGTGGCACTTTCCGCAAGTTCGGTCTGGGCCGTATTAAGCTCCGTGAAATCGCCATGCGTGGCGAAATTCCGGGTATGACTAAAGCAAGCTGGTAATAGGAGAATATGCAATGAGTATGAGCGATCCTATCGCCGATATGCTGACCCGTATCCGCAATGCGCAAGTAGTTCACAAGACAACCGTGGCAATGCCATCGTCGAAGGTCAAGATTGCGATTGCCAACGTCCTCAAGGACGAGGGTTACATTGAAGATTTCGCTGTCGCTGAAGAAGGCGGCAAAGCGGAACTCAAAATCGGTTTGAAGTATTACGCCGGCCGTCCTGTTATCGAACGTCTTGATCGCGTATCCCGTCCAGGGCTGCGGATCTACAAGGGCAAAGATGACATCCCTAACGTGATGAACGGCTTAGGTGTGGCAATTATTTCGACACCTGCGGGTGTCATGACGGACCGCAAAGCGCGCGCAACCGGTGTCGGTGGCGAAGTTATTTGCTACGTCGCCTAAGGAGTGCAACATGTCTCGTGTAGGTAAAATGCCGATTGCACTGCCAACTGGCGCGGAAGCGACCATTACAGCAGCGCAGATCACAGTTAAGGGCCCATTGGGCTCGCTTTCCCAGGCTTTGAATGGCCTGGTAAAAATCGAAAACAACAACGGCACGCTGAATTTCGCTGCCGCTGACGACAGCCGCGAAGCCAATGCGATGTCAGGCACCTTGCGTGCTCTGGTCAACAACATGGTCAATGGCGTAACCAAGGGTTTCGAAAAGAAGCTGAACCTGGTTGGCGTGGGTTTTCGTGCGCAAGCACAAGGTGACAAGTTGAATCTGTCGCTCGGTTTCTCGCATCCGGTGGTTCACCAAATGCCGCAAGGCGTGACAGTGGCAACCCCGACGCAAACCGAGATCCTGATCAAGGGTATCGACAAGCAACGTGTTGGTCAGGTTGCTGCAGAAGTTCGTGCTTACCGCGAACCTGAGCCGTATAAGGGCAAGGGCGTTCGTTACTCGGACGAAGTGGTAATCCTTAAAGAAACCAAGAAGAAGTAATAGGGGTTGACGATGGATAAGAAACAATCACGTCTGCGCCGCTCACGCCAAACGCGTGCCAAGATCGCAGAGTTAAAGGTGAACCGCCTGGCAGTGCATCGTACCAATTTGCACATTTACGCCAGCATCATCGGCCCTGACGCTAAAGTGCTGGCTTCGGCCTCCACACTGGAAGCTGAAGTACGTGCAGAACTGGCCGGCAAGTCCGGTGCAGGCGGCAATACAGCAGCTGCATCGCTGGTTGGCAAGCGCGTTGCTGAGAAGGCACTGAAAGCAGGAGTTACCGAAGTTGCGTTTGATCGCTCCGGTTTCCGTTACCACGGCCGCGTCAAGGTGCTGGCAGATGCCGCCCGTGAAGCCGGTCTGAAGTTCTAAGGAAGAATCGTCATGGCAAAAATGCAATCGAAAATGCAAAGCGATAAGCCGGATGATGGCATGCGCGAAAAAATGATCGCGGTCAACCGTGTGACCAAAGTGGTCAAGGGTGGTCGTATCATGGGTTTCGCAGCATTGGCTGTTGTTGGTGATGGCGATGGCCGTATCGGCATGGGCAAGGGCAAATCGAAAGAAGTGCCAGTTGCAGTGCAGAAGGCTATGGAAGAAGCCCGTCGCAAGATGATCAAGGTAACGCTGAAGAACGGTACATTGCAACACGCAATCTCCGGCAAGCATGGCGCCTCATCGGTGCTGATGTTGCCAGCAAAAGACGGTACTGGCGTCATCGCCGGCGGTCCAATGCGCGCGATCTTTGAAGTACTGGGCGTGACGAACGTTGTGGCCAAGTCCACAGGTTCCACCAATCCGTACAACATGGTTCGTGCTACTTTGAACGGCTTGTCAAAGATGAACACGCCATCGGAAATTGCTGCCAAGCGCGGCAAGTCCGTTGAAGAAATTCTGGGCTAAGGTGATCAAAATGACAAAGACTGTAAAAGTACAATTGATCAAGGGTTTGATCGGCACGCGCGAAACTCATCGCGCGACAGTACGCGGCCTGGGCCTGCGTCGTGTGAATTCGGTTTCCGAATTGCAAGACACCCCATCTGTGCGCGGCATGATCAATAAAGTGTCCTATCTTGTGAAAGTGGTGTCGTAAGCTTAGGCTTGCGAACGGAGCAAATTATGGAATTGAATACTATTCAACCTGCAGATGGCGCCAAGCATTACAAGCGTCGCGTTGGTCGTGGTATCGGCTCAGGTATCGGTAAGACAGCCGGCCGCGGTCACAAGGGTCAAAAATCGCGTTCGGGCGGTTTCCACAAAGTCGGCTTTGAAGGCGGTCAGATGCCTTTGCAACGTCGTTTGCCAAAACGCGGCTTCAAGTCGATGGCAACCCCGTTCAAGGCTGAAGTTCGCTTGTCGGACCTGGAAAACCTGCCGGTAACTGAAATTGATATCCTGGTGTTGAAGCAAGCTGGCGTGATCGGCGAGCTGGCACGCGTGGTACGCGTCATCCTGTCGGGCGAAGTCACCAAAAAGGTAACGCTCAAGGGTCTGATCGCTACCAAAGGTGCAAAAGCTGCGATTGAAGCAGCCGGCGGATCCGTAGCTTAATTTGTCGTTCTAACTCGTAGCAATGGAGCAATAATTGGCGACATCTCCCCAACTTGCAAAGAGTGCTGCGAGCGGCTTCCCTTGGGGCCGTCTGTGGTTCTTGCTTGCTGCATTGGTTGTATATCGTATTGGTGCTCACATTCCCGTACCGGGAATTGATCCATCGCAGTTGGCGCAATTGTTTAAGCAGCACCAGGGCGGCATTTTGGGCATGTTCAACATGTTCTCTGGTGGTGCGTTGTCGCGGTTCACCGTATTTGCGCTGGGAATCATGCCGTATATTTCGGCATCGATCGTGATGCAATTGATGTCGATTGTGTCGCCTCAGCTGGAAGCGTTGAAGAAAGAAGGCGAGTCCGGTCGTCGCAAGATTACCCAGTACACCCGTTACGGTACGCTGTTGCTGGCGACGTTCCAGGCCCTGGGGATTGCTGTAGCACTGGAATCGCAACCTGGCCTGGTGCTGGATGCAGGCTTGGCTTTCCGCTTCACGACAGTTGTGACGCTGGTAACAGGAACAATGTTTTTGATGTGGTTGGGTGAACAGATTACCGAGCGTGGTCTTGGTAATGGTATCTCGATCATCATTTTTGCAGGTATCGCAGCTGGTTTGCCAAATGCGATCGGTGGTTTGTTCGGACAGGT
Proteins encoded in this region:
- the rpsN gene encoding 30S ribosomal protein S14, translated to MAKLALINREQKRADLVKKYAGKRAELKAIIDDQSKSEEERYEARLKLQALPRNSAPTRQRNRCSLTGRPRGTFRKFGLGRIKLREIAMRGEIPGMTKASW
- the rpsH gene encoding 30S ribosomal protein S8, with product MSMSDPIADMLTRIRNAQVVHKTTVAMPSSKVKIAIANVLKDEGYIEDFAVAEEGGKAELKIGLKYYAGRPVIERLDRVSRPGLRIYKGKDDIPNVMNGLGVAIISTPAGVMTDRKARATGVGGEVICYVA
- the rplF gene encoding 50S ribosomal protein L6, with product MSRVGKMPIALPTGAEATITAAQITVKGPLGSLSQALNGLVKIENNNGTLNFAAADDSREANAMSGTLRALVNNMVNGVTKGFEKKLNLVGVGFRAQAQGDKLNLSLGFSHPVVHQMPQGVTVATPTQTEILIKGIDKQRVGQVAAEVRAYREPEPYKGKGVRYSDEVVILKETKKK
- the rplR gene encoding 50S ribosomal protein L18 produces the protein MDKKQSRLRRSRQTRAKIAELKVNRLAVHRTNLHIYASIIGPDAKVLASASTLEAEVRAELAGKSGAGGNTAAASLVGKRVAEKALKAGVTEVAFDRSGFRYHGRVKVLADAAREAGLKF
- the rpsE gene encoding 30S ribosomal protein S5, whose amino-acid sequence is MAKMQSKMQSDKPDDGMREKMIAVNRVTKVVKGGRIMGFAALAVVGDGDGRIGMGKGKSKEVPVAVQKAMEEARRKMIKVTLKNGTLQHAISGKHGASSVLMLPAKDGTGVIAGGPMRAIFEVLGVTNVVAKSTGSTNPYNMVRATLNGLSKMNTPSEIAAKRGKSVEEILG
- the rpmD gene encoding 50S ribosomal protein L30, which translates into the protein MTKTVKVQLIKGLIGTRETHRATVRGLGLRRVNSVSELQDTPSVRGMINKVSYLVKVVS
- the rplO gene encoding 50S ribosomal protein L15, producing MELNTIQPADGAKHYKRRVGRGIGSGIGKTAGRGHKGQKSRSGGFHKVGFEGGQMPLQRRLPKRGFKSMATPFKAEVRLSDLENLPVTEIDILVLKQAGVIGELARVVRVILSGEVTKKVTLKGLIATKGAKAAIEAAGGSVA